ttggagtccctccaatagtgtgcgtgaATGACAATGAATGTATATATGATGGCACTTGCACCGTTCTTTTGCGCAAACTCATCATGCCACAGGTTCTTAGTGTCAAGATGTAAAACTTACCAGACccagcttgtcagttaacaatatacactatagaaTTAACGTCTAAGGTTATCACTAAGATgagtgctaaaaccccttaatgctTACATAGGACCAGAATTCACAAGTGGCTGTAATATCAACGTGCAAGTGCTCAGAGGGTTCCTGAAGCACTCTTGAGCACATGAACATAACTTCCAGCCGGGATATACACGTGCGATCGGAGACAATGACTCGTTACAAAGCCATACACAACACCCTTTCTCACAAAACCTTATAACACTAGTAAAATTTGTTGGCCAAGTTACGATTTATCCTACTTTGAAGCAAGCACATAAAGAGAACATCCCAGTCTTCATCCACGATTAAATCACCAGTATTAAATGGACCCACCTTAAGGGTTATTTGGCAAAAGCATGTGTATGTCCATGCTTGTATCGTTTATTGATTGTCCCGCTCTAGTAGAATGGACGACCACGCAGCCTGATCATGCACTTTGTAATGAAGCTTCTTTCTAGAAAATCACAAATACCGACCGCACACACAACCTTTGTCACATCTGCACAGAGCACTCGAgcgttacgctgcggagaaaggttaCCAGAGAATGGCTGTTGACAGCGCAGCGATATTGCTATGTAAAGGCTCATATTACTATGTAAACGAACGCTCTTTCCCGTGCGTTTAATGACGCCGCAAAGCACTCATTTAGCGACTTCATTCACTACCGCCCTTAGTCGGCGGTCGGCAGACCTGAACCATGTGTCAGGAATGTGCGTTTACATTGCGAGATAAATGATGAATACTCCTTATTTTCTctaaacaagtgcgcgcacatgccgcacttgggtcatttgccatttacacattctgccgtgtagcagcaccgtaaccaggtaatgttacgtttaagtgattgtgaaaaaggctcttacaagtttgaaggaacctaagataaacagtgtcgtctaatatgcgttctcggcgctagtacactgtagcactggctgatcggtgcggcggtccgcgggatgcgtcacaaggaactggtaaggaacctggaaatgaagtatcaggcagccgaaagcgtaggtttgcatagtagaggcacatcgaatggaaaagtgaagtacttacgatagcttacgctagcacaAGCCCCAAAAAATAAACGATCCACATCTTTGTATTTTTGTCCAGTTGTTTGAGCGTAGCTCCCTCtgggtaatgtagtgagaaactcaatggcgtgagccgagaagctgcCATAGGTGTTCGGTGTTCTGTGAAGCTGCTTCCTGCCCCTCTTCTCTTGACTCTTCCCCACCCGGGTTTACCCGGATCagctgcgagcgctagctgcggtggccactgcaaacctaaatcacgtagccctgcctccgagattttagcggtGTCTGTTGTGATCCCGGAGGCAGGACCCGccgtctctcgtcaagccattggtcaagcgcgcgccagcctagtaatcgtcacttcctctgCAAcaggaaggatggatggatggatggatggatgttatgagcgtcccctttggaacggggcggtggcttgcgccaccaagctcttactactatgctgcccaatatcctacctatgttcaccaatgaaaaaaaaaaaaaaaaaaaaaaaaaaaaaaacccactatgaactaccacgtccaaattttctgataccctattgcgaactgtgcttttgtacgtctccgtcttttgtcgtttccctacttttcttccaccaatcctccaatcgcctcttactgatgtctattgcggacctgtttgctttaccactgctcccgctgaacccaagggcttcaaggaggccagtggtgcctaaatcgaccgctgggtagacgtcctcacattctaataaaatatgttccgtcgtttccctagctttaccgcagcaagcacatgtttcttcttcattcttatatctcgctttataggtgcgtgttctaaggcatcccgatctcgcttcgaaaagtaatgagcttccctttgagttatcataaatggtttctttcctaatttcgttttttccccttaagtagttactcatggcaggtttcttttccattgccgccacccatgagattaattcagcctctctgactttccgcttgaccttctttgttgctgtgttgcccaccccacaggccgcatacttgctggtaagcttcctagttcttttcctccactgtgaatcaatgttttgcctgtacagatacctgaacactctcccagcccattaactttcctccatattcctcagccgttcttcgtactcaattttactgcgggcttccctcacttcaaaactagtccagcccatatccccttgcacagcttcatttgtagtcttcccgtgagcgcccaatgcgaggcgacccactgacctttggttcccgtcgagtcctgattgtacccctgatttaaagcaaacaaccgcatttgtgggtcggctgcgagcgccgtctctccgcgactacccagaactacgggaacctccgctccaatgggaagaTTAGCGATGCGGTAGGCAtgtagtaaaggaggcattggtcgTAATTTTGGTTTTATGAGCCAACAATAAGCCAACGCAATCCAGGGAAGTCGCGGCCCCTACTACGCCTGTTCCAACCGTGGTTTGATCGTCAGATGCGTTTATCACATTTCGAAGCTCTTGCTGTGCGCGTGACGAGCGTTTTCTTAGGCCAGCGGTTCCACAAAGGCTAGGAAGAATCGCAAAAATGGACCTGCGAAAAGTCAAGGACGACGAGAAGCTGCGGCTATGTCGGTGGTACTACCGGGGCGGTTTCTTCGCGCTGCCGTTCCTTTGGCTGGTGAATGCGGTCTGGTTCTTTCGAGAAGCCTTCATCCGACAGCCGTTCGAGGAGCAGCGGATGATCAAGGCGTATGTGATCAGGTCGGCGATCGGCGCCTCGCTGTGGACCGTTGTGCTGGTCGCCTGGGTGGCGTACTTCCAGCTCAACCGCGTCCAGTGGGGAGCCTTCGGTGATGCCATATCGTTCATCACTCCCACGGGAATACCCTAATGCCCGGCAACAGTTGCAAGACTGAACGCCAATGCGTCGTCCGAACAGTTGGGAGTCGCGCCCGCGAACTCGCTGCTTTTTGCGACGTTGTGTTGTGCACGGGTGTGCGAGCACCGCCGTGAACATTACACTGTAGCCGGCTCCATTAAAATTGCTCGTAACCACAATGTTTCTTTGAAACTGCAGGTTGCGGCACGCACAACGCACCTTATGGTTGTTTgatttttcttctgtttgtgGTACCTTTTATACATTACATATTTGCACTGACTTGGAATTGTGCACCGCTTTTCACGTATGGCACCGCTTTTCACGTATGTCAAGGCTTCCATCAGCTTAGAAGCAAAACACTTGGAGACAGTGGTAAAAACCTTGTCATGCGGCAGGAAAGGCCCTGTATTTGTATTTTATAATCTATCAatgccattatatatatatagcgccgcCAATAGAGGTAATATCACCGGACAGTCGTCTGGGCCAAACATTCCTCTGCTTGTTTTAATGttaaagaacaaagtgcatgcgTTTATTTGCATTAGTGGACACCGGTTATACACTTTCTGTCGCGAGCATGGCCTTCAAGGATCGGCTTGGTTGCAAAGTTACGTTTTCCTGGAACGGTGGTGTCTCGTTTCGTGGTGGCTGCAGTGGCGTCTTCCTCCCCGTGGCACTTGTATAGCAAGCGTTTTATTGAGTGAAAAAGTTTTGAGAACAATTCCTGGTACAACAGTGCCGTACCCATGAGGTCATTTTAGAAATTTTCTTCAGAATTCTGGGGCTTCTGTGTCACAGATGAAATTGCTGTGGATAGCGTGCTGCTTTCTGCCCTTGCTGAAATACCATCGTCAAACAAAGATAATTTTATTGTTTTGGATTATTTGCTGCTGGTACCATGGTCCCTGTTGAGTCTCTGTCCTTGCTACTAATGCCAACCTTTCATCATTTGACACTGCTGCCCAACCACTTGCGGCGAATTGCGCATGGAAGAACATACTTGTGCCACGTTCTCTCGTGACTATGAAGAATCAAGCCTCGTATTTGTGGGCATTTAACTGTTCTTCCATCCCCACTCTTCTTCCATGTTACATGAAGCTTGCTGAATTTGACAAAATCGCGTATAGTTCCATTACTACATGAAGTGAGGAGGTGCACTTTGGTGTTAGCTCTCCTATGCACTGAAACAGTTCCAAGATCAAATTATAAGAATGATTAGAAAGCCTGTCCTCAAATGAGTGCCATATTCTCACACAAGTTCTTTTGGCATATCTTTCCACGTTTGATTTCATGCAAGGTGACAAACAGGCTTCACTCCTGCATTCCCATGTCCATCACAGAATTGATAGCGGATATGTGCACAGCCCATCTGACAAAAGCCTTATCTTGCATTATCAACATGCAGGACAGTTATCCCTCAGAAAATGACAACCAAGCTAGGAAATAAAGAtattattaaaaattatggggtttaacgtgccaaaaccactttctgattatgaggcacgccgtagtgggaggctccggaaatttcgaccacctggggttctttaacgggcacctaaacctaagtatacgggtgttttcgcatttcgcccccatcgaaatgtggccgccgtgaccgggattcgatcccgcgacctcgtgctcagcagctcaacaccatagccactgagcaaccacggcgggtgaaacgtATTATTCAAGAGTCTTCCAGTCTCTGGGCAGCACCAATAATCTTGgtcaagaagaaggatggattACGGAGGTTTTGTATCAATTACAGAAGACTAAACACAGTCACCAAAAAATATGTGTATCCTGGAATTGATGATGTGGTTGACTGTCTACATTCTGCTGCCTATTTTTCATCATTTGATTTGTAGTCAAGTTATTGGCAGTTACCATAAACTGTAGCAGCTAAATGGGGTTTATTTATAAGCAAGGTAATGATGATGTCCAGAGATTGTCGTTATCTTTTGCCTTTGTCTGCTTCATTCccaaactttatatatatatatatatatatatatatatatatatatatatatatatatatatatatatatatattgtaaaggtgTTTATTAGCCACTAACGGTTGGTCCAGCTGTCAGCACACGGCACAGACTCCCAGAATGAGCGGCGTTCCCCTGAGAACAGCACTGGAGAGCATGACCCAGTATAGTATTCCTCTTCTTTGCTACAATATATAAATTTTTCTCCCTCcctccttatctctctctctctctatatatatatatatgtatatatatatatatattcgtacaTCGCGCCGCCTATTCAATCATAGCGTCCAACGACTTTATGGCTCCATTAATGCTTTTAACAAGTCCTTCTTCCCTACcgcaattgaagaatggaaccTGCTGCCCGATTCACTAACTAATGAGCACGACGCGACAAGGTTTAAGGCGATGTTGTTAAATCATCTGGGTTGACATGTTCTTTTTGCTCCGATTTGTGTTCATATTAAATTTTGCCCTTTTTCCtgcattgagttttttttttttttgttcccctgTAACCATGGTGTACTCGCCCTGCTGCCCTAACCATTCGCCGACGTGTGTAGCACTTGTGGCATAAAGGCAATATTGACAAGCACCATTTTAACCATCGTgttctttgcttctttttatgtCCCTGTGTtgcattgttatatttttatgacTTTGTTTTTATTACATACCTTGTATAcactccccccttatgtaataccccgacaggggcctttaagggacaatagatgatgatgattacatatatatatatatatatatatatatatatatacacacacacacaattaaacctcaatataatgaagtatggGCAATTTGCTTAgttatatcgaaatttctttgtattgaaattcgaaCTTTTGTGCAaacaagtacagtcgccgatcgatttttcttacaaggAGCCGTATAaatttccgaattattgggcaatcaaaGGAAGCAAATTTGAATTGGAAACCAATTGATTTTGATGAGTTTGGGAGTTGGCGACGAacgatacggtttcatgccacatcggcggtatcttcacatcggcggtacgaattaagcgaagcccccacagctgatagcgtcgcccgcactgggacgacgctatcatgaaaagcgtccgcagcagggagcgaatgcttcgtctgcctctcgctccaacaagTCACCGagactcgagattatgcaacctccgaTATTAAGCACGCGGGATGACAGCTAACATGATACCATGctgtctcggcacgcccactctttgcacatgcggcagattacctctaacgCCAgctgcgcggctgcgtatgcactcacCCGCGCCTACAGCCATGTGTAGCCACGGCCGTGACGTGCACCAGCAATCGCGAAGcaccaacttaccccccccccccccagccttcAAGCGCGCTTGTTCgggttaccgcgagctcgctccgCTCCCCCTCCTTGCTCACGCGGGAAggcagcactcgtgaagccactatctttctgtcgccctctgacactttcactcgcacctaaagcacaaagtgcccGGGCCACAATAGGATATTATCGTAGTTGGACTTAATACGGAACAGGATGTGGCTCCACTTCGGCTGTCgcacaatttgagaggtgcgtttgcaagcagcgcTTGTAGTTCAACCATTTGACCTTCTGcatccgcggaagtttccatttattttctcggcattcctttgcggctgAAGCGcaattcattatattgaggttctaaatacatggtattCTATGGGCAAGAGATACAAAAAGTAAAATACTTCGTTATACCgaaaatttcgttatattaaagttcgttatatcg
The nucleotide sequence above comes from Dermacentor andersoni chromosome 10, qqDerAnde1_hic_scaffold, whole genome shotgun sequence. Encoded proteins:
- the pen-2 gene encoding gamma-secretase subunit PEN-2, which produces MDLRKVKDDEKLRLCRWYYRGGFFALPFLWLVNAVWFFREAFIRQPFEEQRMIKAYVIRSAIGASLWTVVLVAWVAYFQLNRVQWGAFGDAISFITPTGIP